In a single window of the Myxococcus xanthus genome:
- a CDS encoding LysR family transcriptional regulator translates to MHISWDEIQTIEALVRTGSVEAAGRELLLRHSSVSRRIAGLEARYGAVLFVRGSRLVPTPLAAEIALRAGSMRTQATEVAGLMTAEQRGRQQRVVITTSDVLAPLLFLALSTISPTQSVEVLVSDQEMALVPGRVDLALRPKHEPGGALRGRRLGRLRIGVYRRSSGTANWILPSSALRAKTSMQWWRFVPKDAPEAVLCDSLLGIRDACCAGLGLAAFPSFLAHGDPRLRLERELEGGPPLWLLAPAVREGARGLKGTHDALFRALRATEGAFAK, encoded by the coding sequence ATGCACATTTCATGGGACGAGATCCAGACCATCGAGGCACTGGTACGAACGGGAAGCGTCGAGGCAGCCGGGCGCGAGCTCTTGCTGCGACACTCGTCGGTGTCCCGCCGCATCGCGGGACTCGAAGCGCGGTACGGGGCGGTGCTGTTCGTGCGCGGTTCGCGGCTTGTGCCGACCCCGCTGGCGGCGGAAATCGCGCTCCGCGCCGGATCGATGCGAACCCAAGCAACCGAGGTGGCGGGTCTGATGACCGCGGAGCAGCGGGGACGGCAGCAGCGAGTGGTGATTACGACGAGCGACGTCCTGGCTCCGCTCTTGTTTCTGGCGCTGTCCACCATCTCACCGACGCAATCCGTGGAAGTACTGGTGAGCGACCAGGAGATGGCTCTGGTGCCGGGACGCGTCGACCTCGCGCTTCGTCCGAAGCACGAACCGGGTGGCGCGCTACGTGGACGTCGGCTTGGACGGTTGCGGATCGGGGTCTATCGAAGGTCCAGCGGGACGGCGAACTGGATACTTCCGAGCTCGGCCCTCCGCGCCAAGACCTCGATGCAATGGTGGCGCTTCGTTCCGAAGGATGCACCCGAAGCCGTTCTGTGTGACTCGCTGCTCGGGATTCGAGATGCCTGCTGTGCCGGACTCGGACTCGCGGCATTTCCGAGCTTTCTCGCTCATGGAGACCCTCGGCTCCGATTGGAGAGAGAGCTCGAAGGAGGACCTCCGCTCTGGCTCCTCGCGCCGGCTGTTCGCGAGGGGGCAAGGGGCCTCAAGGGGACGCATGACGCCCTCTTCCGGGCCCTGCGCGCGACCGAAGGGGCCTTCGCGAAGTAG
- a CDS encoding pirin family protein, with translation MPHLVHRTIESLPTTTLQWLSLRDHFVATVGPRAGEGRRMGPVLVLADATFAPHSRFPIHPHREMDILSVVVDGSLSHHGDQAHGVTLGPRSAQLISARSGIVHAEGNDTDQPTRMLQIWFQPNTFGGAPAYFTRELAGQGRQLLAGDPEMPLRADARLWWVDLVPGSEETLIVDRARQGYLLAMTSRLRIAAVGSEPTLELAIGEGLEVGPGAVSVSSDRAGAALWLDVA, from the coding sequence ATGCCCCACCTCGTTCATCGCACCATCGAATCTCTTCCCACCACCACGCTGCAGTGGCTCTCGCTTCGAGATCACTTCGTCGCGACGGTGGGCCCAAGGGCAGGAGAAGGGCGACGCATGGGACCCGTTCTCGTGCTCGCTGACGCGACGTTCGCGCCGCACTCGCGCTTCCCAATCCACCCACATCGCGAGATGGATATTCTCAGCGTCGTAGTCGACGGGTCATTGTCGCACCACGGTGACCAGGCGCACGGCGTGACCCTCGGACCAAGGTCCGCTCAGTTGATCTCTGCACGCAGCGGAATCGTCCACGCCGAAGGCAACGACACCGACCAGCCGACGCGAATGCTGCAGATTTGGTTTCAGCCGAACACGTTCGGCGGGGCGCCCGCGTACTTCACTCGCGAGCTCGCGGGCCAAGGTCGCCAGTTGCTGGCGGGCGATCCCGAGATGCCGCTCCGAGCCGATGCGCGATTGTGGTGGGTGGATCTCGTTCCGGGTAGCGAGGAGACTCTTATCGTCGACCGGGCGCGCCAAGGCTATCTGCTCGCGATGACGTCACGACTGCGGATCGCGGCGGTTGGAAGTGAGCCCACCCTCGAACTCGCCATCGGGGAAGGCCTGGAGGTTGGCCCGGGCGCGGTAAGCGTCTCGTCAGACCGTGCAGGTGCCGCGCTCTGGCTGGACGTTGCGTGA